Within Amycolatopsis sp. cg5, the genomic segment CCCGTACCTCGGCAGGCACCTTTTCGCCGTGGCGCAACGACAAGATGCCGAGCCCGGCGTGCAGCAACGCGAGCACGGCGACGATCAGCAAAGCCTTGCCGGCGCCGAATTGGGCGATGTACGCGCCAACGTCGCTCATGCCAATCTTGGCCGAGCCCGGCCGGAATTCGGCCGTCTGCAACACCAACGCGACGAGTGCGGTCGCAGCCCAGACCAAAGCGGCGGCGACGGCGCCGGGACGCGCGTGGCGCATCACGGGCTCGCTCAGTTTCGGGCGGTCGTAGCCGACCAGCACCGACAGCAGGGACAACCCGATGGTCGTGACGGCCGCGATGTCGAGCAGCACCCGCACGATCGGGATGCCGACCGAGACCACCCCGCCTGCCTCCTGGACACCGGGGACCGGTGTCGTGGTGGTCAGCGCGACCCCGATGAGCGCGCCGATCAGCCCGGCCGTGACCACGCACAACAGCGTGGAATAGCGGACATTCGAGGTGGTCTCGGTCTTGGTCATGCCTTGGCGCCCGTTCGCAGCGCCACGGTCAGTCCGACGCCGAGCAGCACGACGGCGCCGGCGATCCACACCCAGATCGGCACCCCACCGTCCGAAGTGGACTCCGTGGTGGCCGCCTGCCCGGTGCCCTTGGCCGCGTCGGCGCTCGCCGGGGTGCCCGTGCCCGCCTTGGCGAGAGTGAAGGTGGACTCGCCGGTCACCGCGTGCCCGTCCGCGGACAGGATGCGGTAGCCGATCTTGTACTCGCCAGCCGGGCCGAGCGGCCGCAGCGGCACGGAGACGACGCTGCCGTCGACCTTGACCTGGCCCTCGGCCCATTGGCCGCCGCCCGGTCCGGTCACCGCGATCTGGTTGACGTCGGCGTTCTGCACGAACTGGTCGAACGTGAGCGTGATCTTCGCGGGCCCGGCGTCGACCGAAGAACCCTTGGCCGGGTCAGTGGAGATGAGCACATTGTGAGCCAGCGCCGGGGACGCCATCGCGAACATGGCGGCCCCGACGAGGGCTAGCGCGGTGAGCGCTTTACGCATCAGTTGGTTCCCTTGCCTGCTTTACGCGCGCGGATCGTCGCGCCCGCGCCGACGCCGAGGCCCAGCGCGCCGACGATCAGGCCGGCGCCGCCGAGCCAGCGGGCCGTGGTGTCACTGGCGGCCGCCGCTTCAGTGTGCTCCGAAGTGTCGGTCGACGTCGCGCCGCCGTGGTGGTCGCCACCGGCGGGCTTGTCGGCCAGCTTGACGGTCGGGGCTGGGTGCTCCGGTTCCTCGCCACCGGCGGGCGCCTTCTCGTTCCAGTTGACGACCTTGTTGCCCTCGTAGGTCTGGGTCGCCGGGAACTCGATCTCGTCGAGCTTCGGGAGCGCGCCGATGCTGATCTCGAACTCGGCGAACTCCGAGGTGCCCGCGGCGATCTTGTTGCCGGGCTCGGCGGTCCAGCTGACCTTGGTGACGACCTCGGTGACGTCGGCACCCGCCGCGTTCTTCACCGGTGCGGGCAGCTTGGACTTGGTGACCTGCGCGGTCCAGCCGGGGATCTTCGTGGT encodes:
- a CDS encoding copper resistance protein CopC → MRKALTALALVGAAMFAMASPALAHNVLISTDPAKGSSVDAGPAKITLTFDQFVQNADVNQIAVTGPGGGQWAEGQVKVDGSVVSVPLRPLGPAGEYKIGYRILSADGHAVTGESTFTLAKAGTGTPASADAAKGTGQAATTESTSDGGVPIWVWIAGAVVLLGVGLTVALRTGAKA
- a CDS encoding copper resistance D family protein, whose amino-acid sequence is MTKTETTSNVRYSTLLCVVTAGLIGALIGVALTTTTPVPGVQEAGGVVSVGIPIVRVLLDIAAVTTIGLSLLSVLVGYDRPKLSEPVMRHARPGAVAAALVWAATALVALVLQTAEFRPGSAKIGMSDVGAYIAQFGAGKALLIVAVLALLHAGLGILSLRHGEKVPAEVRVGLGLFALLPLPVTGHAANWNYHDYTMISMELHVMSAVAWTGGLGAMTVLLASNRTLLAHALPKFSKLATLCLILSTATGLFNGLIEIYLNPTLSFWDGLFSTPYGRLVILKFLCTGAIALLGAHVRWRLMPQIIRHNRTALAAWATLELTIMGLAFGFAVVLTRAPVSIS
- a CDS encoding YcnI family protein produces the protein MSTGIASAHVTANVYGAQPTKGGYGAIFFRVPNEDPAVGTTKVEIEIKPEYAIGTVRTTKIPGWTAQVTKSKLPAPVKNAAGADVTEVVTKVSWTAEPGNKIAAGTSEFAEFEISIGALPKLDEIEFPATQTYEGNKVVNWNEKAPAGGEEPEHPAPTVKLADKPAGGDHHGGATSTDTSEHTEAAAASDTTARWLGGAGLIVGALGLGVGAGATIRARKAGKGTN